Genomic window (Streptomyces sp. NBC_00078):
GGCAAGCTCCTTGCAGTGCAGGCCCGTTCAACCGAGGTGCGGGAGCACCTCGGCACCCAGCCGCCGTAGATTCTCCTCGGTGGCCGCCAGGTCTCCCGAGCCCTCGACGAGCAGCGCGAAGCGGGAGATGCCGGTCCGCTCGCTGGTCGCCGCGAGCCGGTCGGCGCACAGGCGCGGGGTGCCCACCGGGTGCAGTCCGCAGAGCAGTTCGGTGTAGGCCAGCGGACCGCGCATCTGCCGCGTCCGGCCGTCCACCGTGACATGCGCCTCCAGCCCCTGCTTCAGCCAGCCCGGCATCGCCTTCGTCAGGGCCTCCACCGCGTCCGTACGCCGGTCCGCGATCTGGCAGATGCCGGCCGAGACATGGGCCGCGCCGAGGATCTCGTCCGCCGGATGCCCGGCGGCGCGCGCCAGCTGCCGCCACAGGGCGACCATCTCGGCCTTCTCCTCGTCGCCCACATGCATCCCGAGGAGCATCGGCAGCCCGCGCTCGGCGGCCGTCCGTACGCTCGACGGCGAGGTGCACGCGACGACGACCTCGGGGCCCGCCGTGTCCGTGAGGGACTCCGACGGCCTTGGTACGACGGGGACTTCACGGAAGGCGAAGCGGTCCCCGGCCGCCCCGACCGACGGCTCGCGCAGCCAGCGAACCAGCAGATCGAGTGATTCCGGGAACCCCTTCTCGTACGCCTCGATGCCTGACCCGAACACCTCCAGGTCGACCCACGGGCCGCCGCGCCCCACGCCCAGCGAGAAGCGCCCGCCGGAGGTGATGTGCAGCAGCGCGGCCTGCTCGCCGACCGACACCGGGTGGGCGGTGGGCAGCACGGTCACCGCCGTGCCGACCCGGATCCGGCGGGTGCGGCCGAGCAGTAACGCCGCCAGGGTGATCGCCGACGGACAGGTCCCGTAGGGCACGAAGTGGTGCTCGGCCAGCCAGACCGAGTCCAGACCGGCTTCTTCGGCGACCTCGGCCGAACGGACCGCGCGGTGCAGCGCCTCCCCCTGGCCCTGCCCCGGGAACTGGGCCGCCAACACGAAACTTCCTACGTGCATCGCTTTTCCTGCTTCCTTGGCCCCGACACGGAGCTCCCCCACCCGCATAACCGTCTGACACGTGCCGAGGACACGGCCTGGCGAAGGGATTTGCGGATTGTCTGCAGAATGGGCGCGCTCGCGGCGGCCGGCGGCGCCCGGTCCTCTACGCGTACCCCTGTCCGCGCCCCGTAGGCTGGACAGGACCCGTGCTTCCTGTATAGCCCCGTGAGGTGTCCCGTGTCCCCGCGTCGCAACCGACCCAAGGGAGCCGACCCGTCGGTCTCGTCCGGCCGGAGCGCCGAGGACGACCGCCCCGGCCGCTACGGCGGCTGGCAGTCGACGGAGAGCTGGCAGGGCGAGGAGTGGAGCGTGCGGCACGTCGCGGGCGCCAGCGCGCAGGGCAAGACCTACCGCTGCCCCGGCTGCGAACAGATGATCCCCTCCGGCGTACCGCATGTCGTGGCCTGGCCGGAGCACTCGGGCGTCGACGAGCGCCGTCACTGGCACAAGGCGTGCTGGAACGCGAAGGACCGCCGCACCACGCGGGTGCAGCGGTCCCGTAACGCGCCGAAGTTCTGACCCCGGGCCAGAGGCTAGACGTCGCGCTTCTGCAGCAGCACGAACGCGCCGGCGAACGCGGCGGCGGTCACTCCCAGGGCGATCCACACCGGGTCCCAGCCGGTCGGGCCCGAGTTGCTGAGCGACGTGGTGTAGAAGGCGCCGAGCTGGCTCGGGATCGAGTAGTCGAACAGTGCCTGGCGCACGTCCTCCAGCGCCGACGAGAACATGAACAGCGCGATCACCAGGGGCGCCAGCACGAGGCCGATCATGAGGGTGATGGCGCCCGCCGAGTGGCGGATGATCGAGCCGACGACGAGTGAGAACAGGCCGAGCAGCGCGATGTAGAGCGAGATGCCGAGTGTGCCCTTCAGCCACTCACTGCCCGACGGCTCCTTGGCGCCGTCCAGCATGCCCACGTCCGCGAGGGCGACAAGGAGCACCGACACGAACGTGACGGTGAACGCCACCGAGAAGAACACGATCGCCTTCGCCGCCAGCACCCGTCCCCGGGAGGGGCATGCGGTCATCGTCGTCCGGATCATGCCGGTGCCGTACTCCGATGCCGTGGTCAGCACGCCGAGCGTGATGATGCACATGCTGCCCAGGAGCAGCCCGAAGACACCGAAGGACAGCGGGTTGTCGCCGGACAGATCGGCCTCGCCCGCGTTGGCGGAGACCAGCGCTGCCACCAGTACTCCGATGCCGACGACGAGCAGCACGAACACGCCGAGCGTCCATGTCGTGGAGCGCACCGACCTGATCTTCGTCCACTCCGAGGCGATCACGTGCCCGAGGTGCGTGCGCACGACGGGGATCGGCGAGGTGTAGGTGGGGTACGGCGAACCGGGCGCGGCCGCCTGCCAGTCGGGTGCGGCGGCCTGCGGCATCGGGGGCTGGGGCGTGCTCATCGGGCGTCCTCGGGCTTGGTCAGGTCGGCGGGGGCGGCGACAGGGGCCTGGGGCGCCTGGGGCGCCGACTGGGCGTACGGGTTGGCCGGGCCCGCCGCGGGGGCGCCGGGGGCACCGTAGGGGCCCGCCGAGGGCTGCCCGGAGCCGTACGGGCCGGCGGGCGCCGCGCCCTGCGGACCCGGGGCGCCCTGCGGCATCGCGAAGGCCTGGCCGCTCTGCTGGGGCGGCGGCGGGGCGTACCAGTCGGGCTGGCCCTGCCCCGGCACCGGCATCGGCGGCTGCACGCCGGGCGGCAGCGGCTGCATCAGCCCGGCCTTCTGGTCGATGGTCGAGCGGTAGTCGACGGCTCCCTGCGTCATCCGCATGTACGCCTCCTCCAGCGAGGCCTGGTGCGGCGACAGCTCCCACAGGCGTACGTCGCTGTCGTGCGCGATGTCGCTGATGCGGGGGAGCGGCAGTCCCGTGATCCGCAGGGCGCCGTCCTGCTCCGGCAGTACGTGCCCGCCCGCCTCGGTGAGCGCGGACGTCAGCTTCTCGCGCAGCTGCGGCTCGGTGTCCGGCGTGCGCACGCGCGCGAAGTCGGCCGAGTTCGCCGAGATGAAGTCCTTGACGCTCATGTCGGCCAGCAGCTGACCGCGGCCGATCACGATGAGGTGGTCGGCGGTCAGCGCCATCTCGCTCATGAGGTGGGAGGAGACGAAGACGGTACGGCCCTCCGCCGCGAGCGACTTCATGAGGTTGCGCACCCAGTGAATGCCCTCGGGGTCGAGGCCGTTGACCGGCTCGTCGAACAGCAGCACCTGCGGGTCGCCGAGGAGCGCGGCGGCGATGCCCAGGCGCTGCCCCATGCCGAGGGAGAAGCCCTTGGAGCGCTTCCTGGCCACATCCTGGAGCCCGACCACGCCCAGTACCTCGTCGACCCTGCGCGCCGGGATCCCGGACAGCTGGGCCAGGCACAGCAGGTGGTTGCGGGCCGACCGCCCGCCGTGCACGGCCTTGGCGTCGAGCAGGGCGCCCACCTGGCGGGGAGCGTTGGGGAGCCTGGGGTACGGGTATCCGCCGATCGTCACCTGCCCCGCGGTGGGGTTGTCCAGGCCGAGGATCATGCGCATCGTCGTCGACTTGCCGGAGCCGTTGGGTCCGAGGAAGCCGGTGACGGCGCCGGGCCGCACCTGGAAGGAAAGGTTGTACACGGCGGTCTTGTCGCCGTAGCGCTTGGTCAGGCCGACAGCCTCGATCATGCTCCGCACCCATCGAAAGGATCAGGACAGCAGGGCACACGCCCCCGTAAGGGTTAGGAGGATATCGAGGCGCTGACGGTTCCGCTCAAGAGGAAGTAAAAGAGCTGCTCCCGCTCACGTCTTTGCTCACGCGTCCCGCCTCTTCAGCAACAGGTATCCGCCGAGCAGTGCGGCGACGGCCCACAGCACCATGATCCCGAGTCCGCCCCAGGGGTCGTAGGGAGTGTCGTCGCCGACCGGCGTCACGACCTGCATGATCTTGCTGCCGGCCTGGTCGGGCAGGAACCGGCCGATCTTCTTCGTCGCGTCGACATTGCCCAGGATGTTGGAGATCAGGAAGAAGAACGGCATCAGGATGCCCAGCGACAGCATCGGCGAGCGCAGCATCGCGGCGACGCCCATCGAGAACACCGCGATGAGGGTCATGTAGACACCGCCGCCGATCACGGCGCGCAGGACGTGCGGATCGCCGATGGCCGCCCGGTGCGAGCCGAGCATCGCCTGCCCGAGGAAGAAGGCGACGAAGCTGGTGACCATGCCGACGACGAGGGCGAGCCCGGCCGCCACGGCGATCTTGCTGAACAGGAAGGTGCCGCGCTGCGGGACGGCGGCCAGCGAGGTGCGGATCATGCCGGTGCTGTACTCGTTCGAGACGACCAGCACGCCGAACACGATCATGGCGAGCTGGCCGAGGCTCATGCCGGCGAAACTGATGAACGTCGGGTCGAAGGAGAGCCTGTCCTGCTGGCTCATGGTGTCGAACTCGTGCCGGGACAGCGCCGAGATGAGCATGCCGAGCGCGACGGTGACGACCACGGAGAGGGAGAGCGTCCACACCGTGGACGCCACTGACCGGATCTTGGTCCACTCGGACTGTACGACCTGGATCGCCGCCATGCTCAGCTCCTCTTCCAGTCCTCGCCCCAGTGCGGCCGCTCAGGGGGCGCCGGTGCCTCGTGGGGTGTGTCGGCGTGCGCGTGGTACTCCACCGACTCCGCGGTCAGCTGCATGAACGCCTCCTCCAGGGAGGCCTGCTGGGGGCTCAGCTCGTGCAGTACGAGCTGGTGCTGCGCGGCCAGCTCGCCGATCTGCTCGGCCTTGCCGCCGTCCACCTCCAGCACCCCGCTGCCGGACTCGACGACGGTGACCCCGGCCTCGTGCAGCACGTCGAGCAGCCGCTCGCGCTGCGGGGAGCGGATGCGGATGTACGACCGTGAGTTCCGCTCGATGAAGTCGGCCATGGAGGTGTCGGCGAGCAGTCGCCCCTGTCCGATGACCACGAGGTGCTCGGCGGTCAGCGCCATCTCGCTCATCAGGTGGGAGGAGACGAAGACCGTACGGCCCTGGGCCGCGAGCGACTTCATCAGGTTGCGGATCCAGTGGATGCCCTCGGGGTCGAGACCGTTGACCGGCTCGTCGAACATCAGGATCCGCGGGTCGCCCAGCAGCGCGCCGGCGATCCCGAGCCGTTGTCCCATGCCGAGCGAGAACCCCTTGGCCTTCTTCCGCGCCACCGCCGTGAGGCCCACGGTGTCGAGGACCTCGGCCACTCGCCGCTTCGGGATGCCGTTGCTCTGCGCGAGGCAGAGCAGATGGTTGAAGGCGCTGCGGCCGCCGTGCATGGCCTTGGCGTCCAGCAGGGCGCCGATGTACTTCAGGGGTTCCTTCAGGCGGTCGTAGTGCTTTCCGTCTATACGGACGTTCCCTGCGGTGGGCCGGTCGAGCCCGAGCATCATGCGCATCGTCGTCGACTTGCCGGCCCCGTTCGGCCCGAGGAAACCCGTCACCAGGCCAGGTCTGACGGTGAACGTGAGGTTGTTGACCGCCAGCTTCTCGCCGTAGCGCTTGGTCAGGCCCTCGAGCTCGATCATGCGGCCACGCTAAGACGCCGGTTGGGCCACTGCCACCCGGGCAGGCAGCCGGGCGAGAGCCGGGGCGGCCGGCCGCAGGCCCGCCGTCGCGACCGGGCAGGGGCAGGGACATTCGGCGAGCGGGCCGGGAGTCGGTGCCAGGCGGGCGCCGGCGCCCTGGGGTACGGGCAGCAGCCCCGTCGGGGGGCGGCATCGCCCAGGACGTCGTCCGCGGGGTGGTGAGGGGAGGCCGGGCAGGCCAGAGGCCCGCACCTTCGGGGGAGACGGTGCGGGCCTCTGATCGTGCTGCCGGTTACCGGGACTGCTGCGCCGGAACCCCACGGGAGATCGGCTCGTCCTCGGCCGGCGAACCGGCGGCGGCCACCGCGGCGCCCGTGAGCGTCGCGAGCATCTCGCGGACGTTCGTCAGCTGGGCGTTGATGCTGTCGCGGCGGTTGGTGAGGGCGGCCAGCTCGCGCTCGGATTCCGAACGGATCCGGTCGGCCTTGGCGTTGGCGTCGGCCACGATGTCCTCGGCCTGGCGCTGAGCCGTCTCCACCGTCTGGCGGGCGCGGCGCTCGGCGTCCGTGCGCAGCTTCTCCGCCTCCAGGCGCAGCTGCTCCGCGCGGTGCTCGATCTCCGCGAGACGCTTCTCCGCCTTCTGCTGACGCGACGCGAGGTCGCGCTCGGACTGCTCGCGGCGCTTGGCGAGGTTCGTCTCGAAGTCGGCGGCGGCCTGCGCGGCCTTGGCGCGGGTCTCCTCGAAGAGGGCGTCGGCCTCCTCGCGCTTGGACTGCGCGTCCTTCTGCGCCTCGGAACGCAGCTGAGAGGCGTCGCTCTTGGCCTTCTCGACGATGCGGACGCCCTCGTCCTCGGCCTTGGACTTACGCTCCGCAGCGAACGATTCTGCGTCGTTGCGGACCTGCTGGGCCGCCGACTCCGCGAGCTCGCGGTGCTGTTCGGCCGCGCGACGCGCCTCCTCGCGCAGATCCTTGGCCTCCTCCTCGGCGAGGCGGAGGATCTTCTCGACACGCGCGCCGAGGCCTGCGTACGACGGCTCTGCGTCGGTCACCTGGGCCTGGGCGTTCTGCGTCTCGAGGTGGAGTTCCTCAATGCGCTTTTCCAGGGCGGTGATACGGGCCAGAGCGCTGTCACGGTCGGAGACGAGCTTCGAGATGCGTTCGTCCACCTGAGCGCGGTCGTACCCACGCCGCACAAGCTCGAAGCCGTAGGGGGAAGTGTCGCTCATGGGGTTCCTGTCAAATGAGACCGGTGAGGTGATAGGGGGAATCCTAGGGGCCTAAGCGGTGTGTCATCGAGCGGATACGTGTTTGATCTGCAGAATGACACCCCTTTTGGGTGGCTGACCGCAGGACGGCTTGCCAAAAACTTGGTCAAAGGCCCCAGACTGCGCCGGATTCGGACCTGTCGATCAGCTGTCCGACGGCTTACCCGAACGAGGGGCGCCGACCGTCACACCCGCCTTGACGCCGCCGTCCTTGCCCGCTGTGGGAGCCTCGAAAGACTCCAACGCCTCCAGCACGTCCTGGACACGGGAGATCTCGGCGTTGATGTCCTCGCGCCGGCGGACCAGGATCTCCAGCTCCCGCTTGCCTTCCTCGACCGTGCGCCTGGCCTCGCGGATCGCCTCGGCCTTGAGTTCCTCGGCCTCCTTCACGAGCGCCGACTTCTTCAGCTCGGCCTCCTTCAGGAGCCCCTCGGCCTTCTTCACGGCGGCGATACGGACCTTGCCCGCCTCGGAGTTGGCCTCCGAGACCAGCTCCCTGGCCTTCGCCTGTGCCTTGGCCAGCTGCTCCTCGGCGGCCTTGATGAGCGCGTCGCACCGGTCGCCCGTGGACTTCATCGTCTCGGCGGACTCGCGCCGGGCCCGCTCGTGCAGCGCCTCGATCTCGCCGGTGATCCGCTCACGCAGCTCCTCCGCGCGCTCCCGGATCTGCGTGGCGTCCCGGCGGGCGCCGACGAGCAGCTCGTCCGCGTCCGTACGGGCCTTCTCCACGCGCGAGTTGCCCTCGACCGTGGCCTCCGACACCAGGCGGTCCGCCTCCGTGCGGGCCGCGCCCACCATGGAGTCGGCCTGCGCCTCGGCGTCGGCGGTGGTCTTGTGGGCCTGCTGCTGTGCCTCGGTGAGCAGCTTGTCGGCCTCGGCCGTGGTCTCCGTGATGAGCGTGTCGACCTGCTCGGCCACGTCCGAGCGCCGTTTGTTGGCGTCCCTGCGGGCCTCGTCGAGGGTCCGGTCGGCTTCCTCGCGCGCCGAGTTGACCAGCCGCTCGGCCTCCGTGGCCGCCTCGGCCTTGACGCGCTCGGACTCGCTGCGCACCCGCTCGGCGTGCTGCTGCGCGGAGCCGACCGTCTCGGCGGCCTCGGCCCGCAGCCGCTCCGCGTCCCCGGTGGCGTCCGCGATGAGCCTCTCGGCCTTGGTGACCGCCTCGGCCCGCACCCGCTCGGCCTCGGCGACCGTGTCGGAGCGCAGCCTGTCGGTGTCCGCGACCGTCTCCGTCGTGAGCCGCTCCGCCTCGCTGCGTGCCTCGGTGATGAGGGTGTCCGCCTGGGTGGCGGCGTCCGACCGGATGCGGTTGGCGTCGTCGCGGGCGTCCGCCCGGGTGCGCGCCGCGGCCTGGTCGGCCTCGGCGATCGCGTCCGACGCCTCCGTACGCACCCGTTGTGCGTATTCGGCGGCCTCCGAACGCAGCCGCTCCGACTCCGCGATCGCCTCCGAAACCGTGCGCTCCGCGAGCGACTTGGCGGCGTCCGTCTCCTCCCGCGCCTCGCGCCGGATCCGGCCCGCGTCCTCGGACGCCCGCTCCCGCTCGGAGTAGGCGTCCGCACGGACCCGGTCCGATTCCTCCTGCGCCTCGCGCCGGGTGTGGTCCGCCGCGTGCTCGGCGGCGCTGCGCAGCCCGGTGATCTCCTCCTGGGCCTGCTCGTGCAGCCCGGCCACGGAGTCCCGTACCTGCTGGGCGTGTTGCTCGGCGGCCGACACCATCTCGTTCGCGCGCCGGTCGGCCTCCTCGACCAGCCGGACCGCCTCGGCCTGTGCCTCCTCGACGCGGTTGC
Coding sequences:
- a CDS encoding LLM class flavin-dependent oxidoreductase; this encodes MHVGSFVLAAQFPGQGQGEALHRAVRSAEVAEEAGLDSVWLAEHHFVPYGTCPSAITLAALLLGRTRRIRVGTAVTVLPTAHPVSVGEQAALLHITSGGRFSLGVGRGGPWVDLEVFGSGIEAYEKGFPESLDLLVRWLREPSVGAAGDRFAFREVPVVPRPSESLTDTAGPEVVVACTSPSSVRTAAERGLPMLLGMHVGDEEKAEMVALWRQLARAAGHPADEILGAAHVSAGICQIADRRTDAVEALTKAMPGWLKQGLEAHVTVDGRTRQMRGPLAYTELLCGLHPVGTPRLCADRLAATSERTGISRFALLVEGSGDLAATEENLRRLGAEVLPHLG
- a CDS encoding ATP/GTP-binding protein, with product MSPRRNRPKGADPSVSSGRSAEDDRPGRYGGWQSTESWQGEEWSVRHVAGASAQGKTYRCPGCEQMIPSGVPHVVAWPEHSGVDERRHWHKACWNAKDRRTTRVQRSRNAPKF
- a CDS encoding ABC transporter permease subunit, which produces MSTPQPPMPQAAAPDWQAAAPGSPYPTYTSPIPVVRTHLGHVIASEWTKIRSVRSTTWTLGVFVLLVVGIGVLVAALVSANAGEADLSGDNPLSFGVFGLLLGSMCIITLGVLTTASEYGTGMIRTTMTACPSRGRVLAAKAIVFFSVAFTVTFVSVLLVALADVGMLDGAKEPSGSEWLKGTLGISLYIALLGLFSLVVGSIIRHSAGAITLMIGLVLAPLVIALFMFSSALEDVRQALFDYSIPSQLGAFYTTSLSNSGPTGWDPVWIALGVTAAAFAGAFVLLQKRDV
- a CDS encoding ABC transporter ATP-binding protein, whose amino-acid sequence is MIEAVGLTKRYGDKTAVYNLSFQVRPGAVTGFLGPNGSGKSTTMRMILGLDNPTAGQVTIGGYPYPRLPNAPRQVGALLDAKAVHGGRSARNHLLCLAQLSGIPARRVDEVLGVVGLQDVARKRSKGFSLGMGQRLGIAAALLGDPQVLLFDEPVNGLDPEGIHWVRNLMKSLAAEGRTVFVSSHLMSEMALTADHLIVIGRGQLLADMSVKDFISANSADFARVRTPDTEPQLREKLTSALTEAGGHVLPEQDGALRITGLPLPRISDIAHDSDVRLWELSPHQASLEEAYMRMTQGAVDYRSTIDQKAGLMQPLPPGVQPPMPVPGQGQPDWYAPPPPQQSGQAFAMPQGAPGPQGAAPAGPYGSGQPSAGPYGAPGAPAAGPANPYAQSAPQAPQAPVAAPADLTKPEDAR
- a CDS encoding ABC transporter permease, which codes for MAAIQVVQSEWTKIRSVASTVWTLSLSVVVTVALGMLISALSRHEFDTMSQQDRLSFDPTFISFAGMSLGQLAMIVFGVLVVSNEYSTGMIRTSLAAVPQRGTFLFSKIAVAAGLALVVGMVTSFVAFFLGQAMLGSHRAAIGDPHVLRAVIGGGVYMTLIAVFSMGVAAMLRSPMLSLGILMPFFFLISNILGNVDATKKIGRFLPDQAGSKIMQVVTPVGDDTPYDPWGGLGIMVLWAVAALLGGYLLLKRRDA
- a CDS encoding ABC transporter ATP-binding protein codes for the protein MIELEGLTKRYGEKLAVNNLTFTVRPGLVTGFLGPNGAGKSTTMRMMLGLDRPTAGNVRIDGKHYDRLKEPLKYIGALLDAKAMHGGRSAFNHLLCLAQSNGIPKRRVAEVLDTVGLTAVARKKAKGFSLGMGQRLGIAGALLGDPRILMFDEPVNGLDPEGIHWIRNLMKSLAAQGRTVFVSSHLMSEMALTAEHLVVIGQGRLLADTSMADFIERNSRSYIRIRSPQRERLLDVLHEAGVTVVESGSGVLEVDGGKAEQIGELAAQHQLVLHELSPQQASLEEAFMQLTAESVEYHAHADTPHEAPAPPERPHWGEDWKRS
- a CDS encoding cellulose-binding protein: MSDTSPYGFELVRRGYDRAQVDERISKLVSDRDSALARITALEKRIEELHLETQNAQAQVTDAEPSYAGLGARVEKILRLAEEEAKDLREEARRAAEQHRELAESAAQQVRNDAESFAAERKSKAEDEGVRIVEKAKSDASQLRSEAQKDAQSKREEADALFEETRAKAAQAAADFETNLAKRREQSERDLASRQQKAEKRLAEIEHRAEQLRLEAEKLRTDAERRARQTVETAQRQAEDIVADANAKADRIRSESERELAALTNRRDSINAQLTNVREMLATLTGAAVAAAGSPAEDEPISRGVPAQQSR